The following coding sequences are from one Gammaproteobacteria bacterium window:
- a CDS encoding AbrB/MazE/SpoVT family DNA-binding domain-containing protein codes for MHILTISSKFQVVIRKEVRESLKLPPGQKVQIVLLENRTELIPVRPLTEMKGFLKGIDTDVPREQDRT; via the coding sequence ATGCATATCCTGACTATTTCTTCCAAGTTCCAGGTCGTTATCCGTAAAGAAGTTCGCGAATCTCTCAAGCTCCCTCCCGGCCAGAAGGTTCAAATCGTCCTGTTGGAAAACCGGACCGAGCTTATTCCCGTGCGCCCGCTCACGGAGATGAAGGGCTTTCTCAAAGGCATCGATACCGACGTTCCGAGAGAGCAAGACAGGACGTGA
- a CDS encoding glycosyltransferase family 9 protein: protein MPTHKVLVVRNDKLGDFMLAWPAFALLKTSLPDCRIDALVPEYTRPLAVNCPWIDRVVVDPAEDPRGSALTRTLSDNAYDAIVTLFSTSRVGLAAWRAGIPVRIAPATKLAQIFYNQRLTQRRSRSEKPEFAYNVDLVKHLLNLWNRLPKPPAAPPYLQFGSEQIAAARADLLAQHGFDYHARLVFIHAGSGGSARNLSIPQYATLATRLASNDGNVFVLCAGPGELSRARELAASIAGCAHVVFDSREGLVNYARRIAFADLFISGSTGPLHIAGALNRPTAAFYPRRQSSTALRWQTINDASRRLAFSPSPHADDHDMSAIDLDRAAAAIIKIQRFLSSFKRTFGTS from the coding sequence ATGCCGACCCACAAGGTGCTGGTGGTTCGCAACGACAAGCTCGGCGATTTCATGCTCGCCTGGCCGGCGTTTGCGCTGTTAAAAACCAGCCTGCCGGATTGCCGGATCGACGCGCTGGTGCCGGAGTATACCCGCCCACTGGCGGTAAACTGTCCGTGGATTGACCGCGTGGTGGTCGATCCGGCAGAAGACCCGCGGGGCTCCGCGCTGACGCGGACGCTCAGCGATAACGCCTACGACGCGATCGTAACTTTATTTTCCACTTCTCGTGTCGGCCTGGCCGCCTGGCGCGCGGGGATTCCGGTGCGCATCGCGCCTGCGACCAAGCTTGCCCAGATTTTCTACAATCAACGCTTGACCCAACGACGATCGCGCTCGGAGAAGCCTGAGTTCGCCTACAATGTCGATCTGGTCAAGCATTTGCTGAACCTTTGGAATCGCCTTCCTAAGCCGCCCGCGGCGCCGCCTTATTTGCAGTTCGGCAGCGAGCAGATCGCCGCGGCGCGCGCGGATCTACTGGCGCAACATGGCTTCGATTACCATGCGCGGCTGGTTTTCATCCATGCCGGCAGCGGCGGCTCGGCCAGGAATCTTTCAATCCCGCAATACGCCACGCTGGCAACCAGGCTTGCCTCTAACGATGGCAATGTCTTCGTGTTGTGCGCCGGGCCCGGCGAACTTTCGCGGGCGCGGGAGCTGGCCGCATCGATTGCCGGCTGTGCGCACGTGGTTTTCGATTCGCGCGAGGGGCTAGTGAATTACGCGCGCCGTATCGCGTTTGCCGATCTGTTCATCAGCGGCAGCACCGGGCCATTGCACATCGCCGGCGCGCTGAACCGCCCGACCGCGGCGTTCTATCCGCGCCGCCAATCCTCGACCGCGCTGCGCTGGCAAACGATAAATGACGCATCCAGACGGCTCGCCTTCTCGCCGTCGCCGCACGCTGATGACCACGACATGAGCGCAATTGACCTCGACCGGGCAGCCGCGGCGATCATAAAAATTCAGCGGTTCCTTAGCAGTTTCAAGCGGACGTTTGGCACGTCATAA
- the hldE gene encoding bifunctional D-glycero-beta-D-manno-heptose-7-phosphate kinase/D-glycero-beta-D-manno-heptose 1-phosphate adenylyltransferase HldE: protein MRLSIPGFSNARVLVVGDLMLDRYWYGATSRISPEAPVPVINVGEEEERAGGAGNVALNVAALGGAVTLIGFTGDDQAATSLKALLERDGVRCHFITVAQRTTSTKLRVISRHQQLIRLDFEDGFADVDQAALAGSYTRNLATHDLVILSDYGKGALRDVKSLIEHARRAGKPVLVDPKGADFGRYRGATAITPNQAEFEAVTGICANDVEMTAKGQRLLADLELEALLVTRSEKGMLLLRVGSPPLAFPTHASDVFDVTGAGDTVIGVLGAALAVGTSMPEAVALANLAAGVVVRKLGTATASLRELQTAMLKHEPLQRGLVTEVALVALLEKARASGERVVMTNGCFDILHAGHVAYLSQAAQRGDRLVVAVNDDDSVRRLKGSNRPVNPLMQRMAVLAGLESVDWVVSFAEDTPRRLIEALSPDTLVKGGDYRPDDVEGGDWVRAHGGEVIVLDYIDGCSTSAIIAAIRKGI from the coding sequence ATGCGACTTTCAATTCCGGGTTTCTCTAACGCCCGAGTGCTGGTGGTCGGCGACCTGATGCTTGACCGCTACTGGTATGGCGCGACCTCCCGGATCTCACCCGAGGCGCCGGTGCCGGTCATCAATGTCGGCGAGGAGGAAGAGCGTGCGGGCGGCGCGGGCAATGTAGCGCTGAATGTTGCGGCACTGGGCGGCGCCGTTACCCTGATCGGCTTCACCGGTGACGATCAGGCGGCGACCTCGCTCAAGGCGCTGCTGGAACGCGACGGCGTGCGCTGTCATTTCATCACTGTCGCACAGCGCACGACCAGCACCAAGTTGCGCGTGATCAGCCGCCATCAGCAGTTGATCCGCCTGGATTTCGAGGATGGTTTCGCGGATGTCGATCAGGCAGCGCTTGCAGGCTCGTACACGCGCAACCTGGCGACGCATGATCTCGTGATCCTGTCCGATTACGGTAAAGGCGCCTTACGCGACGTTAAATCGCTCATTGAACATGCTCGGCGTGCCGGCAAGCCGGTGTTGGTCGATCCGAAAGGTGCGGATTTCGGACGCTATCGCGGCGCCACAGCCATCACTCCGAATCAGGCCGAATTCGAGGCGGTGACGGGAATTTGCGCGAACGACGTTGAGATGACCGCGAAAGGGCAGCGTCTGCTCGCCGATCTCGAGCTGGAGGCGCTGCTCGTTACTCGCAGCGAAAAAGGCATGCTTTTGTTGCGTGTCGGCTCGCCGCCGCTGGCATTTCCCACTCATGCCAGCGATGTATTCGACGTCACGGGCGCCGGCGATACCGTGATCGGCGTGCTGGGCGCAGCGCTCGCGGTCGGGACGTCTATGCCGGAGGCGGTCGCGCTTGCGAACCTGGCGGCTGGTGTGGTGGTGCGCAAGCTCGGCACGGCCACCGCGTCTTTGCGCGAACTTCAGACCGCGATGCTGAAGCATGAGCCCCTGCAACGCGGCCTGGTGACCGAAGTAGCGCTGGTGGCGTTGCTGGAGAAGGCGCGCGCCAGCGGCGAGAGAGTGGTGATGACCAACGGGTGTTTCGATATCCTGCACGCGGGTCACGTGGCTTATCTCTCGCAGGCCGCGCAGCGGGGTGATCGGCTGGTGGTGGCGGTTAACGATGACGACTCGGTGCGACGCCTGAAGGGGTCGAATCGGCCGGTCAATCCGCTGATGCAGCGCATGGCGGTGCTGGCCGGGCTGGAAAGCGTAGACTGGGTGGTCTCGTTTGCCGAGGATACGCCGCGGCGGCTGATCGAGGCGTTGAGTCCCGACACTCTAGTCAAGGGCGGCGATTATCGACCGGACGACGTGGAGGGCGGCGACTGGGTGCGCGCGCACGGCGGCGAGGTCATCGTATTGGATTACATCGACGGGTGTTCCACCAGCGCGATCATCGCCGCCATACGCAAAGGCATCTGA
- a CDS encoding DEAD/DEAH box helicase family protein produces MNDLPLPVSGCWVRDREEGRADRLGIVRMTVPHDNDPKAKVEWLKPDRRQSIVPVSQLSCGFGLRMEVLEAGGGTGRQSLGYGGIIGLRKLGNREQVLVDFPETGKRAWLPYQNLRQVKGPRHRFITGDTGDKDSPERFRLKVLAHALEIWNENTGALSHLDIDPLPHQIHLVHHILASGNLNWLIADDVGLGKTIEMGMLLAALQQRELLGRVLLITPAGLTKQWKDELYYKFGFEGFEIYGEDFFINEPRQWKMHDFVIGSMDKLKQETDLNSLLHAPNWDLVIVDEGHRLSRRQYGMRYDYSERFQLAQVLRSRTRSIVLLTATPHQGMQDKFIALLELLRPERKEELQTLTLNPEIISEMVYRNYKADVTDAVGNFVFKGKQTRTIRVHPSEQAVTFDRALQKYLRRGYAAGGNTGGTAGRAIGFVMTIYRKLAASSSAAILNALLRRRERLINASGGQTEELPIDERYAGEWEEQQEATGRAFFEGELALLDQLIQGAKSLKQHDNKLCGFCDQIIGQILVSNPKERVLIFTEYRGTQDYLREELVERYGEQCVRLIHGSMDHEERRQAIQYFEAEGQFLISTEAGGEGINLQRRCHVMVNYDLPWNPMRLVQRVGRLYRYGQEMPVVVFNLHVTGTVDEDIIDLMYRRLNAVVADLATVSRHEYNERLAEDVLGEVAELLDVGTVLVAATESGIQRTQQRIDEALKKARGSAQKQRELFEHAARYDEEELAENLQITDQHVQAFVFGMFRLIGVEIIEMLHNNKVLKIRLPDAIRNELGMKAARMDITFDRLLASNRANTTMMDLTAPFMTYLVRVAKSYDFGGQCAVIKALTGESVLTALLRWQDDQGRRMRQSFSVFRLDGQSVETNPAEFGVWLLSEAVSGHAEVTRERNESLMKLAERAANEALAAASNRYLHPENLQWLAGGWLAVSE; encoded by the coding sequence ATGAATGACCTACCACTACCAGTATCCGGTTGCTGGGTGCGTGATCGAGAGGAGGGTCGCGCAGACCGACTTGGTATAGTCCGCATGACCGTTCCGCATGATAACGACCCGAAGGCCAAGGTCGAGTGGTTGAAACCGGATCGCCGGCAATCAATAGTGCCCGTTTCCCAGCTCAGCTGCGGGTTCGGGCTCCGCATGGAGGTGCTTGAAGCGGGCGGTGGGACTGGGCGCCAGTCGCTGGGTTACGGAGGGATCATCGGCCTGCGAAAACTGGGCAACCGCGAGCAGGTGCTTGTCGACTTCCCGGAGACAGGCAAGCGCGCATGGCTGCCATATCAGAACCTACGACAGGTCAAGGGCCCGCGTCACCGGTTCATTACGGGTGATACTGGAGACAAAGACTCTCCTGAGCGATTCAGGCTGAAGGTGCTGGCTCACGCTCTAGAGATTTGGAACGAGAACACCGGAGCTCTGTCGCACCTCGACATAGACCCGCTGCCCCACCAAATCCACCTCGTTCATCACATTCTCGCCTCGGGCAATCTCAATTGGCTTATCGCCGACGACGTCGGTCTCGGCAAGACGATCGAAATGGGGATGCTGCTGGCCGCGCTGCAGCAGCGCGAACTGTTAGGTCGAGTGCTACTCATCACGCCGGCTGGTCTCACTAAGCAATGGAAGGACGAGCTCTACTACAAGTTTGGTTTTGAAGGCTTTGAAATCTACGGCGAGGACTTTTTCATCAACGAGCCTCGCCAGTGGAAGATGCACGACTTCGTCATCGGCTCCATGGATAAACTCAAGCAGGAGACCGATCTAAACAGTCTTCTGCATGCGCCGAATTGGGACCTGGTGATCGTGGATGAGGGCCACCGTCTGAGCCGCAGGCAATATGGCATGCGCTACGACTACTCGGAGCGATTCCAACTTGCACAGGTACTCCGAAGCAGAACCCGCTCGATTGTCCTGCTTACTGCCACGCCGCATCAAGGTATGCAGGACAAATTTATCGCGCTACTCGAATTGCTTCGTCCAGAACGCAAAGAGGAGTTACAAACGCTCACGCTTAACCCTGAGATCATTAGCGAGATGGTCTACCGAAATTACAAAGCCGATGTGACCGATGCCGTGGGCAACTTCGTCTTTAAGGGCAAGCAGACTCGCACAATTCGAGTGCATCCCAGCGAACAGGCTGTGACGTTCGACCGAGCCCTGCAGAAGTACCTTCGGCGCGGCTATGCGGCAGGCGGAAACACCGGCGGCACGGCCGGGCGCGCAATTGGGTTCGTGATGACCATCTACCGCAAGCTCGCCGCGTCTAGTTCGGCGGCGATACTCAACGCGCTCCTAAGACGTAGAGAGCGACTGATTAATGCAAGCGGTGGACAAACTGAAGAGCTGCCGATTGACGAACGTTATGCCGGCGAATGGGAAGAGCAACAAGAAGCTACGGGGCGAGCATTTTTTGAAGGCGAACTTGCGCTATTAGACCAGCTCATTCAGGGCGCCAAGAGCCTAAAGCAGCATGACAATAAGCTGTGTGGATTCTGCGACCAGATCATCGGCCAGATCTTGGTCAGCAACCCAAAGGAAAGGGTTTTGATCTTCACTGAGTATCGCGGCACTCAGGACTATCTTCGGGAAGAACTCGTGGAGCGGTATGGTGAGCAATGCGTGAGGCTCATACACGGCTCGATGGATCACGAGGAGCGGCGACAAGCAATCCAGTATTTCGAGGCAGAGGGCCAGTTCCTGATCTCAACGGAGGCGGGCGGCGAAGGAATCAACCTCCAGCGCCGCTGCCACGTGATGGTGAACTACGACTTGCCATGGAATCCTATGCGGCTCGTTCAGCGCGTCGGTCGTCTCTACCGATATGGCCAGGAGATGCCCGTCGTTGTGTTCAACCTCCATGTAACCGGGACGGTGGACGAAGACATCATTGATCTCATGTATCGACGGCTAAACGCGGTCGTGGCCGATCTGGCGACGGTGTCTCGGCACGAATATAACGAGCGGCTGGCAGAAGACGTCCTCGGCGAGGTGGCGGAACTGCTCGACGTCGGGACCGTATTAGTGGCAGCAACGGAATCGGGCATTCAGCGGACTCAGCAACGTATCGATGAAGCCCTTAAAAAAGCCCGCGGGTCAGCACAGAAGCAGCGCGAGCTATTTGAGCATGCCGCGCGGTACGATGAGGAAGAGTTGGCTGAGAATTTACAGATCACTGATCAACACGTCCAAGCGTTTGTGTTCGGCATGTTTAGGCTTATAGGCGTGGAGATCATAGAGATGCTCCACAACAACAAAGTGCTCAAGATTCGCCTGCCGGACGCCATCCGAAACGAGCTCGGCATGAAGGCGGCGCGTATGGACATTACCTTCGACCGCCTGCTGGCGTCGAATCGCGCTAACACTACAATGATGGACCTGACTGCACCGTTCATGACCTATCTAGTGCGCGTGGCAAAGTCCTACGACTTCGGGGGACAATGCGCAGTCATTAAGGCGCTTACCGGTGAGTCTGTTCTCACGGCATTATTGCGCTGGCAGGACGATCAGGGTCGGCGCATGCGGCAGTCTTTTAGCGTGTTCAGGCTGGACGGACAATCCGTGGAAACCAACCCTGCCGAGTTTGGCGTCTGGCTGCTGAGTGAAGCCGTGTCAGGCCATGCTGAGGTCACCCGAGAGCGAAACGAGTCCCTGATGAAACTGGCCGAGCGTGCCGCCAACGAGGCTCTTGCAGCCGCCAGTAATCGGTATTTGCATCCCGAGAATCTTCAGTGGCTGGCAGGCGGTTGGTTAGCTGTATCAGAATAA
- a CDS encoding DUF2283 domain-containing protein has product MKLNYYPETDSLYIDLSEQLSSESREISEGVVLDYDARGNLVGIDIDNASTKVELKELILSKLPGKVEMVAA; this is encoded by the coding sequence ATGAAACTCAATTACTATCCTGAAACGGATTCGCTCTATATCGATCTCTCCGAACAGCTCAGCTCAGAGAGCCGGGAGATCTCGGAGGGTGTCGTGCTTGATTATGACGCCCGGGGAAACCTCGTTGGTATCGACATCGACAATGCCAGCACCAAGGTTGAGCTGAAAGAACTCATCCTCAGCAAGCTACCGGGAAAGGTCGAAATGGTGGCCGCCTGA
- a CDS encoding glycosyltransferase family 4 protein: MRLCLELTAVCRPVRTGIARYAEHLARAMVAEVAAGDRADTIACAYRLSRWPRRHLRLSLAEIRSIWIQEPWWPVRPAFDLVHGLDARVPDWKHVKKVATVHDLFSLHPEAQTPEDARERTLARYRWLARISDRIICPSESTRSDFLARFEFPPDSVEVIHLGVEPGFAAPAPRALARWRREQGFERDYILFVGEFGRRKNLARLLRAYIRSGLSSAYELVYVGHDPGGMRDGFARIINAGGVASRVRFPGYMTGANLNCLYAAASAFAFPSLYEGFGLPVLEAMACGTPVLTSNLSATAELGREHAVLVDPYSEASIAEGLLKAVNVPLHARRAAMIYSRSFTWAETARKTHATYRQALGRH; the protein is encoded by the coding sequence TGGTCGCGGAAGTCGCCGCCGGCGACCGTGCCGATACCATTGCCTGCGCCTATCGTCTCTCGCGTTGGCCGCGGCGTCACCTGCGACTGTCGTTGGCGGAGATAAGGTCAATCTGGATTCAGGAACCCTGGTGGCCCGTGCGGCCTGCTTTCGACCTCGTCCACGGGCTAGACGCGCGCGTGCCAGACTGGAAACACGTCAAAAAGGTCGCTACGGTGCATGATCTATTTTCGCTGCATCCCGAGGCGCAAACCCCGGAGGATGCAAGGGAGCGCACCTTGGCCCGGTACCGGTGGCTGGCGCGCATCAGCGATCGGATCATCTGCCCCAGCGAGAGCACGCGCTCGGATTTTCTAGCCAGGTTCGAGTTTCCACCCGACAGCGTCGAAGTGATCCATCTGGGGGTCGAACCGGGCTTTGCCGCGCCCGCTCCGCGCGCGCTTGCGCGCTGGCGGCGCGAGCAGGGCTTCGAGCGCGACTATATTCTGTTCGTCGGAGAGTTCGGGCGGCGCAAGAATCTGGCCCGGCTGCTGCGCGCCTATATACGCTCCGGATTGAGCTCGGCGTACGAGCTGGTTTACGTCGGCCACGACCCGGGCGGCATGCGCGACGGATTCGCGCGAATCATCAATGCTGGTGGCGTCGCCTCGCGTGTCAGGTTCCCCGGCTACATGACGGGGGCAAACCTGAATTGTCTTTACGCGGCCGCCAGCGCGTTTGCGTTTCCCTCCTTATATGAGGGCTTCGGCCTGCCGGTGCTGGAGGCCATGGCCTGTGGCACGCCGGTGCTGACATCGAACCTGAGCGCGACCGCCGAACTCGGCCGCGAGCACGCCGTGCTGGTGGATCCCTATTCGGAAGCGAGCATCGCAGAGGGATTGTTAAAGGCCGTTAACGTGCCGCTACATGCCCGGCGGGCGGCGATGATATATTCCAGAAGCTTTACCTGGGCGGAGACCGCGCGAAAGACACACGCGACTTATCGGCAGGCGCTGGGTCGGCATTAG